Proteins encoded within one genomic window of Cryptosporangium minutisporangium:
- a CDS encoding FAD-dependent monooxygenase codes for MATSAPGAPVLVVGAGAVGSILALELAHHGVSSIVLDRAETPPQTTDVDYLDGRSMELLRRLRLSAAIRAQGVGPDVPDEVGWSQALDEPPVLVSTVPSLNELRGRYADVRDGSAPVELPQRVSGVRLAAQLRTAVEQHPLIDLRLGWTFSGARLEFDRVVAVALAHGAAPGRRRTTIEARYLAGCDGAQSTVRQCLQVPMEELSAPVQHCSVYFRSPELSRRFDGRHPATLIVGGLTLEYRDDGDLWVGHLRLASGDLTADPIALLRAELGGRLESAEVLDVRQWDDSLAVARRYRRGPAFLVGESAHRFYPAGDNAATSIEDAVDLGWKLAAVVNGWGGPGLLDSYEAERRPRALMDRELVARQLETRRRFGRLAAAGASREYLAGVLRQEVTPTDGALSTALASRYATSAVIWQDQDVVAPLGPGIRALPTTWTGGRAPAVRLDDGTPLFDRLGPQFTLVDLTENEAGKPLVLAAERRGIPMAHLVVGDRSVRTSWDRSLVLVRPDQHIAWRADAAPTDWNAVLDRVSGHGIP; via the coding sequence ATGGCCACATCCGCACCGGGAGCACCAGTGCTGGTCGTAGGAGCGGGAGCGGTCGGCTCGATCCTGGCACTGGAGCTGGCGCACCACGGGGTATCGAGCATCGTGCTGGATCGCGCGGAGACGCCGCCGCAAACCACCGACGTGGACTATCTGGACGGCCGCAGCATGGAACTGCTGCGGCGGCTACGGCTCTCCGCGGCGATCCGCGCGCAGGGCGTCGGACCCGACGTCCCGGACGAGGTGGGGTGGAGCCAAGCGCTCGACGAGCCGCCGGTGCTGGTGTCGACCGTGCCGTCGCTCAACGAGCTGCGTGGGCGTTATGCGGACGTGCGGGACGGCAGTGCGCCGGTGGAGCTGCCGCAGCGGGTGTCCGGCGTGCGGCTCGCCGCCCAGCTGCGTACCGCCGTCGAGCAGCACCCGCTGATCGACCTGCGGCTCGGCTGGACGTTCAGCGGCGCCCGGCTCGAGTTCGACCGCGTCGTGGCCGTCGCGCTCGCGCACGGCGCGGCACCGGGCCGGCGGCGCACCACGATCGAAGCGCGGTACCTCGCCGGCTGTGACGGTGCCCAGAGCACGGTCCGCCAGTGCCTGCAGGTGCCGATGGAGGAGCTGAGCGCTCCGGTCCAGCACTGCTCGGTGTACTTCCGCAGCCCGGAGCTGAGCCGCCGGTTCGACGGTCGCCACCCCGCCACGCTGATCGTCGGCGGCCTGACGCTGGAGTACCGGGACGACGGCGATCTGTGGGTCGGGCACCTGCGGCTGGCGTCCGGGGACCTCACCGCCGACCCGATCGCGCTGCTGCGGGCCGAGCTGGGTGGGCGCCTGGAGTCGGCGGAGGTTCTCGACGTACGGCAGTGGGACGACTCGCTCGCGGTGGCCCGGCGGTACCGCCGCGGTCCGGCGTTCCTGGTCGGCGAGTCGGCGCATCGGTTCTACCCGGCCGGCGACAACGCCGCGACCAGCATCGAGGACGCCGTCGACCTCGGCTGGAAGCTGGCCGCGGTGGTCAACGGGTGGGGCGGACCCGGCCTGCTCGACAGTTACGAGGCCGAACGTCGTCCGCGGGCGCTGATGGACCGGGAGCTGGTGGCACGGCAGCTGGAGACCCGACGGCGGTTCGGGCGGCTGGCCGCGGCCGGCGCGTCCCGCGAGTACCTCGCCGGCGTGCTGCGGCAGGAGGTGACTCCGACCGACGGGGCGCTCAGCACGGCCCTGGCCAGCCGGTACGCGACGTCCGCGGTGATCTGGCAGGACCAGGACGTCGTCGCGCCGCTCGGGCCGGGAATCAGGGCACTGCCGACGACCTGGACCGGCGGCCGGGCACCGGCGGTCCGACTGGACGACGGAACGCCGCTGTTCGACCGGCTCGGCCCGCAGTTCACGCTGGTCGACCTGACCGAGAACGAGGCCGGAAAGCCGCTGGTGCTGGCCGCGGAGCGGCGGGGCATCCCGATGGCCCATCTCGTCGTCGGCGATCGGTCGGTGCGCACCAGCTGGGACCGGAGCCTGGTGCTGGTCCGCCCGGACCAGCACATCGCGTGGCGCGCCGACGCCGCACCCACCGACTGGAACGCCGTGCTCGACCGGGTCAGCGGGCACGGAATCCCGTGA
- a CDS encoding ATP-binding protein produces MTPPVGRERELEALRHALVDTAGGTGGCLVLSGPAGIGKSHLLRAAVQMAAERSMAVASRRAFELDRAVPLITLATALRRSEPATDAFDWLSDDADPHYGILERLGAVLETRAAVAPLVVAIDDAHWIDEFSALAIRQLVPALASSPVRWLFARRPEPADTPGQHVLHWLVREGAEELTLGRLSDAAVGELCAQVLEAEVDGTVLALAHGLGGIPLPVTQLMTSLRVTDQLVVSDGIASVVGTALPSSFVAMIRQVLDQLPDRTRRLVQAGSVFDRPFGIDEVARLLGQRAADLVPLVEQATAAAILVDEGRALTFVHERVRQAVYSTIGEPITVVLHREAAAIARADGRPPMEVAQHLLHGGADGSREAVEMLRAAAEDVADVAPSTAADLTVRALEVLGDHGQGRSALVAQAVRLLAAAGRLTEAHALGRTALRAGLDRETESLLLLGLAEAFKHAGKNETAVDYAEQGLAQLTGSDALAAQLYAIRAHALVYSGDLDAADRSGELADMIGRTCGEHAASVFGRTARSLVAQATGDLNGALRHALEATETADRVGGAALLRHPRIWLASAYTDLDRFADAARALDRGRQESAQLGTGWSAPLWHYYGAALLAARGLLDDASAEADAGLTVAAQLGSHQLAVPLLGTLTRLAVERDELPAAEEHLGRMHTLIDTGITAAPEDVVWPEALFLAATEGAGPALRLAAGLYDALPSRPVLIGQNPGNAATLLRIALDARDDARAKIVVRTTDSLAKRNAGLHALAAAAAHTDGLLRRDLGALRVAIGHYRKSPRPLALAAALEDAAALSGAPRQAREWRQEAHALTGAGGAHRARRRLEQVLGASTGPGHEPASPLDLLTPAELRVALLVADGLTNHRIAQILHVSPHTVDSHLRKIFSKWGIQNRAAAAVLVARTRDDPGAGPPSGRRNHGKT; encoded by the coding sequence GTGACCCCGCCGGTCGGTCGCGAACGGGAACTCGAGGCCCTGCGGCATGCGCTCGTCGACACGGCGGGCGGCACCGGCGGGTGTCTCGTACTGAGTGGTCCGGCCGGGATCGGTAAGTCGCACCTGCTGCGCGCCGCGGTGCAGATGGCGGCCGAGCGATCGATGGCGGTGGCGTCCCGGCGGGCGTTCGAGCTGGACCGCGCGGTCCCGCTGATCACGCTCGCCACCGCGCTGCGGCGCAGCGAGCCCGCGACCGACGCCTTCGACTGGCTGTCGGACGACGCCGACCCACACTACGGCATCCTGGAGCGGCTGGGCGCAGTCTTGGAGACGAGGGCCGCGGTGGCGCCGCTGGTCGTCGCGATCGACGACGCACACTGGATCGACGAGTTCAGCGCGCTGGCGATCCGGCAACTGGTACCCGCGCTGGCGTCTTCACCGGTCCGGTGGCTGTTCGCCCGGCGTCCGGAGCCGGCGGACACGCCGGGTCAGCACGTGCTGCACTGGCTGGTCCGGGAAGGCGCCGAGGAACTGACGCTCGGGCGGCTCTCCGACGCGGCGGTGGGCGAGCTCTGCGCCCAGGTGCTCGAGGCCGAGGTCGACGGCACCGTGCTCGCGCTCGCCCACGGGCTGGGCGGGATCCCGCTGCCGGTGACCCAGCTGATGACGTCGTTACGGGTGACCGACCAGCTCGTGGTGAGCGACGGGATCGCATCGGTCGTCGGTACGGCGCTGCCGTCGAGCTTCGTCGCGATGATCCGGCAGGTCCTCGACCAGCTGCCCGACCGCACCCGCCGGCTGGTGCAGGCCGGGTCGGTGTTCGACCGCCCGTTCGGGATCGACGAGGTGGCCCGGCTGCTCGGGCAGCGCGCCGCCGACCTGGTCCCGCTGGTCGAGCAGGCCACCGCCGCGGCGATCCTCGTCGACGAGGGACGCGCGCTGACGTTCGTCCACGAGCGCGTGCGGCAGGCCGTGTACAGCACGATCGGCGAGCCGATCACCGTGGTGCTGCACCGGGAGGCCGCCGCGATCGCCCGCGCCGACGGGCGGCCGCCGATGGAGGTCGCCCAGCACCTGCTGCACGGTGGCGCGGACGGCAGCCGAGAGGCCGTCGAGATGCTGCGGGCGGCGGCCGAGGACGTCGCCGACGTCGCACCGAGCACCGCCGCCGACCTGACCGTCCGCGCGTTGGAGGTGCTCGGCGACCACGGGCAGGGGCGCAGCGCGCTGGTCGCGCAGGCCGTTCGCCTGCTGGCCGCAGCCGGGCGGCTGACCGAGGCACACGCGCTGGGCCGCACGGCGCTCCGCGCCGGGCTGGACCGGGAGACCGAGTCGCTGCTGCTGCTCGGCCTCGCCGAGGCGTTCAAGCACGCCGGCAAGAACGAGACCGCGGTCGACTACGCCGAGCAAGGTCTGGCACAGCTCACCGGGTCCGACGCGCTGGCCGCGCAGCTCTATGCGATCCGCGCCCACGCGCTGGTCTACAGCGGTGATCTGGACGCCGCCGACCGGTCCGGGGAGCTGGCGGACATGATCGGCCGGACCTGCGGCGAGCACGCGGCGTCGGTGTTCGGGCGCACCGCACGCAGCCTCGTCGCGCAGGCCACCGGTGACCTGAACGGGGCACTCCGGCACGCGCTGGAGGCGACCGAGACCGCTGACCGGGTCGGTGGCGCGGCGCTGCTGCGGCATCCGCGGATCTGGCTGGCCAGCGCCTACACCGACCTCGACCGGTTCGCCGACGCCGCCCGAGCCCTCGACCGCGGTCGGCAGGAGTCCGCGCAGTTGGGAACCGGCTGGTCGGCGCCGCTCTGGCACTACTACGGCGCGGCGCTGCTGGCCGCCCGTGGCCTGCTCGACGACGCGTCCGCCGAAGCCGACGCCGGGCTCACCGTCGCCGCCCAGCTGGGCTCGCACCAGCTGGCCGTTCCGCTGCTCGGGACGCTGACCCGGCTGGCCGTCGAGCGGGACGAGCTCCCCGCCGCCGAGGAGCACCTCGGCCGGATGCACACGCTGATCGACACCGGGATCACCGCCGCACCCGAGGACGTCGTCTGGCCCGAGGCCCTGTTCCTGGCCGCCACCGAGGGAGCCGGCCCGGCGCTACGCCTCGCGGCCGGTCTCTACGACGCGCTGCCCTCCCGCCCGGTCCTGATCGGACAGAATCCGGGCAACGCCGCGACGCTGCTGCGGATCGCCCTCGACGCACGCGACGACGCGCGCGCCAAGATCGTCGTCCGAACCACCGACAGCCTGGCCAAGCGGAACGCCGGCCTGCACGCGCTGGCCGCCGCTGCCGCCCACACCGACGGGCTGCTCCGCCGGGACCTCGGCGCGCTGCGCGTCGCGATCGGGCACTACCGCAAGTCACCGCGTCCGCTCGCGCTCGCCGCCGCGCTGGAGGACGCCGCCGCGCTGAGCGGCGCTCCGCGACAGGCCCGGGAGTGGCGGCAGGAGGCCCACGCGCTCACCGGGGCGGGCGGCGCCCACCGGGCCCGACGTCGTCTGGAGCAGGTTCTCGGCGCCTCCACCGGGCCGGGCCACGAGCCCGCGTCGCCGCTGGACCTGCTGACCCCCGCCGAGCTGCGGGTCGCGCTGCTGGTCGCCGACGGGCTGACCAACCACCGGATCGCCCAGATCCTGCACGTGTCGCCGCACACCGTGGACAGCCACCTCCGCAAGATCTTCTCCAAATGGGGCATCCAGAACCGCGCCGCCGCCGCGGTCCTCGTGGCCCGCACCCGCGACGATCCCGGTGCGGGGCCGCCCAGCGGTCGCCGGAATCACGGAAAGACGTGA
- a CDS encoding anthranilate synthase family protein, protein MTTDSPDLERLLRDDAPAFALLHRAGNDRLELFTGEATAVASLADLPLPELGGATGELVPDLLAVVPFRQVAERELRAVDDGEPLIALSIRASTTLPVDALDAVDASSAAPEHGRFDRSDAEYADAVRRVVAEYIGGGVGSNCVLRRVFRARIPGWSHRSALAVFRRLLRTEHGAYWTFLVHGNGRTLIGASPEAQVRCEDGIATMSPISGTYRHSAAGPRDRELAAFLADRKETEELFMVVDEELKTMSRICDRPPRVRGPWLRRMSRVTHTEYAIEGRTSRDVREVLRRTLPAPTVTGSPLAAACEAIADHELTGRGYYGGALALFGRRAGRRVLDSALLIRTADVRADGAVTIGVGATLVRHSDPVAEAAETRAKAAALLAAFGHAPKAPPLRTRTIRSAGTAAGAAPVAGTAHAAVPGHRIRAALAQRNTGLSGFWRGLGAGTAGPGLTDRRLLLVDAGDDFTAMLAAVAGALGADVRIRPLTAPDHVLLAGLGPHDPVLIGPGPGDPRDTAVPRIARLHALTRTLLTARRPVLAVCLGHQVLAGALGLPIHRLPRPAQGVQRWIDWHGRPERVAFYHTFAAVSGTDRWRCPRTGRAVRLLRDPTSGVVQALATYGVRSVQFHVESILTEHGPAVVEELVRAVIAETSPAENPPIRGADARKRGSTAGHPAGNVSSVGDPTDARWRA, encoded by the coding sequence ATGACGACCGACTCTCCCGATCTGGAGCGCCTGCTCCGCGACGACGCACCCGCCTTCGCCCTGCTCCACCGCGCGGGCAACGACCGCCTGGAGTTGTTCACCGGCGAGGCCACCGCCGTGGCGAGCCTCGCGGATCTGCCGCTGCCCGAGTTGGGCGGGGCCACCGGCGAACTGGTGCCGGACCTGCTGGCGGTGGTGCCGTTCCGGCAGGTCGCGGAGCGCGAGCTCCGGGCGGTGGACGACGGTGAGCCGCTGATCGCGCTCTCGATCCGCGCGTCCACCACGCTCCCGGTGGACGCGCTGGACGCGGTGGACGCGTCGAGTGCCGCGCCGGAGCACGGGCGCTTCGACCGATCGGACGCCGAGTACGCGGACGCCGTCCGGCGGGTGGTCGCCGAGTACATCGGTGGCGGCGTGGGGTCGAATTGTGTGCTGCGTCGCGTGTTCCGCGCTCGAATTCCCGGCTGGTCGCACCGCAGCGCACTCGCGGTTTTCCGTCGGCTACTCCGGACCGAGCACGGCGCGTACTGGACGTTTCTCGTGCACGGGAACGGCCGGACGCTGATCGGCGCATCACCCGAGGCGCAAGTGCGGTGCGAGGACGGAATAGCGACGATGAGCCCGATCAGCGGAACGTATCGGCATTCCGCCGCCGGGCCGCGGGACCGGGAGCTGGCGGCCTTTCTCGCGGACCGGAAAGAGACCGAAGAACTGTTCATGGTCGTCGACGAGGAACTCAAGACGATGTCCCGGATCTGCGACCGGCCGCCGCGGGTGCGCGGCCCGTGGCTGCGGCGGATGTCCCGGGTCACGCACACCGAGTACGCGATCGAGGGGCGGACCTCCCGCGACGTCCGGGAGGTACTCCGCCGGACGCTGCCCGCGCCGACCGTGACCGGCAGTCCGCTGGCGGCCGCCTGCGAAGCGATCGCGGACCACGAGCTCACCGGCCGCGGGTACTACGGCGGGGCGCTCGCGCTGTTCGGACGACGGGCCGGGCGCCGTGTGCTGGATTCCGCGCTGCTGATCCGGACCGCGGACGTCCGTGCCGACGGTGCAGTCACCATCGGCGTCGGCGCGACGCTCGTGCGCCACTCCGACCCGGTGGCCGAAGCCGCCGAGACCCGCGCGAAAGCGGCCGCGCTGCTCGCCGCGTTCGGTCACGCGCCGAAGGCTCCGCCCCTGAGGACCCGCACGATCCGGTCGGCGGGCACCGCCGCCGGGGCAGCGCCCGTCGCCGGAACAGCGCACGCGGCCGTGCCCGGCCACCGCATCCGTGCCGCGCTCGCCCAGCGCAACACCGGCCTCTCCGGCTTCTGGCGAGGGCTCGGCGCCGGCACCGCCGGACCGGGTCTGACCGATCGGCGCCTGCTCCTCGTCGACGCCGGCGACGACTTCACCGCGATGCTCGCGGCGGTCGCCGGCGCACTCGGCGCCGACGTGCGGATCCGTCCGTTGACCGCGCCGGACCACGTGCTGCTCGCCGGTCTCGGGCCGCACGATCCGGTGCTGATCGGACCGGGCCCGGGCGATCCGCGGGACACCGCGGTGCCGCGGATCGCCCGCCTGCACGCGCTCACCCGGACGTTGCTGACCGCGCGGCGACCGGTGCTGGCGGTGTGCCTGGGCCACCAGGTGCTGGCCGGTGCGCTCGGCCTCCCGATCCACCGGCTACCGCGGCCCGCACAGGGGGTGCAGCGGTGGATCGACTGGCACGGACGGCCGGAGCGGGTCGCGTTCTACCACACGTTCGCGGCGGTCAGCGGTACCGACCGGTGGCGCTGCCCGCGCACCGGCCGCGCGGTCCGGCTGCTCCGGGACCCGACGAGCGGCGTGGTCCAGGCGCTCGCGACGTACGGCGTCCGATCGGTGCAGTTCCACGTCGAGTCGATCCTGACCGAGCACGGTCCGGCCGTCGTCGAGGAACTGGTGCGGGCGGTGATCGCCGAGACCAGCCCGGCGGAGAATCCGCCGATCCGGGGAGCAGATGCCCGCAAACGGGGGTCAACGGCCGGACATCCGGCCGGTAACGTCTCATCTGTCGGCGACCCCACCGACGCCAGATGGCGCGCGTGA
- a CDS encoding 2-amino-3,7-dideoxy-D-threo-hept-6-ulosonate synthase, translated as MPVNDSFARRIRLQHLYRRDSTGLVIVPLDHPVSVGPAAHSGRLDRLIGEIADNGADAVVLHKGSVRQVRPRWFRSMSLVVHLSASTGLAGDPDAKYLVCGVEEALRLGAHGVSVHVNVGSATEARQIADLAAVADACERWGVPLLAMVYARGPAVVDGRAPDVVAHAVTVAAELGADLVKTALPDSAAEVAAIVGTCPVPVVAAGGGSADPEDTFRHLLTAVHGGAGGVAAGRLVFTADDPGARVRRLAALVSDRTAAVAR; from the coding sequence GTGCCGGTGAACGATTCCTTCGCCCGCCGCATCCGATTGCAACATCTCTATCGCCGCGACTCCACCGGCCTGGTGATCGTTCCGCTCGACCACCCGGTGAGCGTCGGCCCGGCGGCCCACAGCGGACGCCTGGACCGGCTGATCGGGGAGATCGCCGACAACGGCGCGGACGCCGTCGTGCTGCACAAGGGATCGGTGCGTCAGGTCCGGCCGCGCTGGTTCCGCTCGATGTCGCTCGTCGTCCACCTGAGCGCCAGCACCGGGCTGGCCGGCGACCCGGACGCCAAGTACCTGGTGTGCGGCGTGGAGGAGGCGCTGCGCCTCGGTGCGCACGGGGTGAGCGTCCACGTGAACGTCGGATCGGCCACCGAGGCGCGGCAGATCGCCGATCTCGCGGCGGTCGCCGACGCCTGCGAGCGGTGGGGCGTGCCGCTGCTGGCGATGGTCTACGCCCGTGGACCGGCGGTCGTCGACGGCCGGGCCCCGGACGTCGTCGCGCACGCGGTGACGGTCGCCGCGGAGCTCGGTGCCGACCTGGTGAAGACCGCTCTGCCGGACTCGGCGGCCGAGGTGGCGGCGATCGTCGGGACCTGTCCGGTGCCGGTGGTGGCGGCCGGGGGAGGATCGGCGGACCCGGAGGACACCTTCCGTCACCTGCTCACCGCGGTGCACGGGGGAGCGGGCGGCGTGGCGGCCGGGCGCCTGGTGTTCACCGCGGACGATCCGGGCGCGCGGGTCCGTCGGCTGGCCGCGCTGGTGAGCGACCGGACCGCGGCGGTGGCCCGA